A region of Fibrobacter succinogenes subsp. succinogenes S85 DNA encodes the following proteins:
- the def gene encoding peptide deformylase produces the protein MAILPIRIYGDPVLRKKCEPITEITPELRQLAKDMLETMYDAPGCGLAAPQIGKNIRLVVIDTAIPDEEEPRPYIMFNPEWEAEPDAKNVDYDEGCLSLPEIFCNVVRPDRVTVRFFDINGEAQEIHNCEGLFARCIQHECDHLNGDLFVDKISTSDRTMNQSKLRKMAKETQAKLKKK, from the coding sequence ATGGCCATTCTCCCCATCAGAATTTACGGTGACCCGGTGCTTCGCAAAAAGTGCGAACCCATCACCGAAATCACGCCGGAACTCCGCCAGCTCGCAAAAGACATGCTCGAAACCATGTACGATGCTCCGGGCTGCGGCCTTGCCGCTCCGCAGATTGGCAAGAACATCCGTCTCGTGGTCATTGACACCGCCATTCCAGACGAAGAGGAACCGCGTCCGTACATCATGTTCAATCCTGAATGGGAAGCTGAACCGGATGCCAAGAACGTCGATTACGATGAAGGTTGCCTCTCCCTCCCGGAAATTTTCTGCAACGTTGTCCGTCCGGACCGCGTGACAGTGCGTTTCTTTGACATCAATGGCGAAGCCCAGGAAATTCATAACTGCGAAGGTCTGTTCGCCCGCTGCATCCAGCACGAATGCGACCACCTCAACGGCGACCTCTTTGTCGATAAGATCTCGACGTCGGACCGCACGATGAATCAGTCCAAGCTCCGCAAAATGGCAAAAGAAACCCAGGCAAAGCTCAAAAAGAAATAA
- the yajC gene encoding preprotein translocase subunit YajC: MKLSALLVTLSSIAAFAQDAAAQPEQPGALASFLPLILLFVVMWLFFIRPKQKEMKQMDEMRKQLKKGDKVMTAAGIIGTIASMEENIITLRTGTSTIEFEKAAILRVINNDTSAKVEEKK; the protein is encoded by the coding sequence TCCATCGCCGCTTTCGCTCAGGATGCAGCCGCACAGCCGGAACAGCCGGGTGCTCTCGCTAGCTTCCTCCCGCTCATCCTCCTCTTTGTGGTGATGTGGCTCTTCTTCATCCGCCCGAAGCAGAAGGAAATGAAGCAGATGGACGAAATGCGCAAGCAGCTCAAGAAGGGCGACAAGGTCATGACCGCCGCAGGCATCATCGGCACCATCGCTAGCATGGAAGAAAACATCATCACGCTCCGCACTGGCACCTCCACCATCGAATTCGAAAAGGCAGCCATTCTCCGCGTCATCAACAACGACACTTCCGCTAAGGTCGAAGAAAAGAAGTAA